One stretch of Pedobacter riviphilus DNA includes these proteins:
- a CDS encoding cellulase family glycosylhydrolase produces MRTLNYLTGIMLAVLALGCQKQKIENPTVLQSTKRAVTMPTATSYPNYNTSPQPADQSGVGSTAVQLAAKFTLGWNAGNSLEAIGGETYWGNPALTQAMIDQVKRSGFTAVRLPCSWNQYMANTSTAQLQQSWLNRVKDVVQYCVNDGLYVILNIHWDGGWLENNCTTAQQPYVNAMQKAFWEQIATQLRNFDEHVIFASANEPAVSDATGMGVLLSYHQTFVNAVRSTGGKNSYRTLVIQGPSTNIDHTNNLMNTLPTDSAPNRLMVEVHYYTPFNFAGLPDDVSWGNAFYYWGNGYHSTTDASRNATYGEEADAGPQFALMKTKYIDKGIPVILGEYGAIRRPNTLSGDNLTLHLASRAYYINHVTRQAVQYGLKPFYFDDGASGNNAFRILDRQNIGAADQQALAAVVQAGQNANTSSIQAGQIYQIYNRYSFKALEAAGWGSSNGTVAQQWLYGAGANQQFKVEDAGSGLFRLTPVHAPTKCLEINGWSTADGGQAVLWDYNGTANQKWSIQITDNGYYRISNANSGKALDMTGSSLNNGTAAVQWSYSGGRNQQWGFVKI; encoded by the coding sequence ATGAGAACACTAAATTACCTAACAGGCATTATGCTGGCTGTTTTAGCGCTAGGCTGCCAAAAACAAAAGATTGAAAATCCTACAGTCCTTCAATCTACAAAACGAGCGGTTACCATGCCAACCGCCACGAGTTATCCCAATTATAATACTTCGCCACAACCTGCAGACCAATCGGGGGTTGGTAGTACCGCAGTCCAGCTTGCTGCTAAATTTACACTGGGATGGAACGCCGGTAATAGCCTGGAAGCCATAGGTGGCGAAACCTATTGGGGTAACCCCGCACTTACCCAGGCAATGATTGACCAGGTAAAAAGAAGTGGCTTTACGGCAGTACGGCTTCCCTGTTCATGGAACCAGTATATGGCCAACACCAGTACTGCTCAGCTTCAGCAATCGTGGCTTAACAGGGTAAAAGATGTGGTCCAATACTGCGTAAATGATGGTTTATACGTAATCCTGAATATCCACTGGGACGGAGGGTGGTTGGAAAACAACTGCACTACAGCCCAACAGCCCTATGTAAATGCCATGCAAAAAGCATTCTGGGAACAGATTGCAACACAATTGCGCAATTTTGATGAACATGTTATTTTTGCCAGCGCCAATGAACCAGCAGTTTCTGATGCTACAGGAATGGGCGTACTGTTATCTTATCATCAAACTTTTGTAAACGCGGTTCGATCTACCGGTGGTAAAAATAGTTACCGTACACTTGTAATTCAGGGGCCTAGTACCAATATAGACCATACCAACAACCTGATGAACACCTTACCAACTGATTCGGCCCCTAACCGATTAATGGTAGAAGTACACTACTATACCCCGTTCAATTTCGCAGGACTACCAGATGACGTAAGTTGGGGAAATGCCTTTTATTATTGGGGTAATGGTTACCACTCCACCACTGATGCTTCGCGAAATGCTACTTATGGAGAAGAAGCAGATGCCGGACCACAATTTGCCCTGATGAAAACTAAGTATATTGATAAAGGTATACCCGTTATACTTGGAGAATACGGCGCAATCAGGAGACCTAATACTTTATCAGGTGATAACTTAACTTTACACCTGGCTAGCAGGGCTTATTATATCAACCATGTTACCCGGCAAGCGGTGCAATACGGATTAAAGCCATTTTATTTTGATGATGGCGCTTCAGGAAACAATGCATTCAGGATCCTGGACAGGCAAAATATTGGTGCAGCTGACCAACAAGCTTTGGCAGCGGTTGTACAGGCAGGCCAAAATGCCAATACTTCAAGCATTCAGGCCGGGCAAATTTACCAGATTTACAATAGGTATAGCTTTAAAGCCCTTGAAGCTGCCGGTTGGGGCAGCTCAAACGGAACAGTTGCACAGCAATGGTTATATGGTGCAGGCGCTAATCAACAATTTAAGGTAGAGGATGCAGGCAGTGGATTGTTTCGTCTTACCCCAGTTCATGCACCTACAAAGTGCCTGGAAATTAATGGCTGGAGCACCGCTGATGGTGGACAGGCCGTTTTGTGGGATTACAATGGCACTGCGAATCAAAAATGGTCTATTCAGATAACCGACAATGGTTATTACCGGATATCGAATGCCAATAGCGGGAAAGCGCTTGATATGACAGGCTCATCGTTAAACAATGGAACTGCTGCTGTACAATGGTCGTACTCCGGAGGAAGAAACCAGCAATGGGGATTTGTAAAAATCTAA
- the porV gene encoding type IX secretion system outer membrane channel protein PorV: MKNYLSVKPFKYWLFLSLVVLHYSLNAQSINGIQADASRLSNIYTAVPFLLITPQPRAAAMGNAGVALNADANASTINTSALAFLPDGDIGVSLSYSPWLKQLASGMSISFLTGYYRLNERNTVSASLRYFSIGNVNFSDDNFQDLGVYNPNEFALDIGYALKLGPGFALGGNLRYINSNLIGGGAVNNVRAGKAVAVDVSALEKSEIQLGGTPAILSFGLGLSNIGTKMIYGTSLKSYFLPANFKIGSALKMGEGPTKVSFALDFNKLMAPTQPIYDADGNIVKGKDPDRSVPAGIFGSFSDAPGGFREELQEVGISAGAEISFKETLYLRTGYLYQNPQKADASYLTLGLGVRYSRFTFDFSYLMGSVQSPLRNTIRFGLQANFSKIR; this comes from the coding sequence ATGAAAAATTATTTATCGGTTAAGCCTTTTAAGTATTGGCTCTTTTTAAGTCTTGTTGTATTGCATTATAGTCTTAATGCCCAGTCCATTAATGGTATCCAGGCTGATGCGAGCAGATTAAGTAATATTTATACCGCGGTACCATTCCTGCTTATTACGCCACAGCCCAGGGCAGCGGCAATGGGGAATGCCGGGGTTGCGCTTAATGCCGATGCTAACGCCAGCACAATTAACACCTCGGCACTGGCATTTCTGCCTGATGGAGATATCGGTGTTTCGCTTTCATACAGCCCCTGGCTCAAACAGCTTGCTTCAGGTATGAGTATTTCGTTCCTTACAGGTTATTACAGATTAAATGAGCGGAATACGGTTTCGGCTTCATTGCGGTATTTTTCAATCGGAAATGTAAATTTTAGTGATGATAATTTTCAGGATCTCGGCGTTTATAATCCAAACGAATTTGCTCTCGACATAGGCTATGCATTAAAACTCGGTCCCGGATTTGCCCTTGGAGGTAATTTGCGTTACATTAACAGTAACTTAATTGGAGGAGGGGCAGTTAATAATGTTAGGGCAGGTAAAGCGGTGGCGGTAGATGTTTCTGCGCTTGAAAAGTCGGAAATCCAGTTAGGTGGAACCCCTGCAATATTGAGTTTTGGTCTTGGCCTTTCTAATATTGGTACCAAGATGATTTATGGCACTTCGTTAAAATCGTATTTCCTTCCGGCAAATTTTAAAATAGGTTCTGCACTGAAAATGGGAGAAGGCCCAACAAAAGTTAGTTTTGCCCTCGATTTTAACAAATTGATGGCGCCTACCCAACCCATTTACGATGCTGATGGAAATATAGTAAAAGGTAAAGATCCTGACCGTTCTGTTCCTGCGGGTATATTCGGCTCTTTTAGCGATGCTCCTGGAGGTTTTAGGGAAGAACTTCAGGAGGTGGGCATATCTGCAGGTGCAGAAATCAGTTTTAAAGAAACACTATACCTGCGTACAGGCTACCTTTATCAAAATCCTCAAAAGGCAGACGCTTCTTACCTTACCCTTGGTTTGGGAGTTCGTTATAGCCGTTTTACCTTCGATTTCTCCTATCTGATGGGATCAGTTCAGAGTCCGCTAAGAAATACCATAAGGTTTGGTTTGCAGGCAAATTTTAGTAAGATCAGATAA
- a CDS encoding RDD family protein — protein sequence MQKIKSKLTIFIIVTSLFTLVAQFLPRFSLFDWLYLLLSPFSFSFKIPQVISYEAFNLIFRLLFLISGILYYTSKGKQCSLARFLFSVILIDRAVRILKFLLPIIFSFSDFMARRDFSDILLSLIANVFWAYLSFRVLSFFNTQKKIHLIIEDYGGDLVNYVVEAKNWQRVFHLIIDSIIMLIVFYPLLETIARIKFLVLLLDKISLVIGDKALVILIFASFKLIFYSFFEKIFQSSPAKFITGTRVVNKSAEMLKFKTIMIRTLSRFVPFDILSFIFANTGWHDQWSDTLVVKEENIAIQE from the coding sequence ATGCAAAAAATAAAATCCAAACTCACAATATTTATTATCGTAACCTCTTTATTTACATTAGTAGCTCAGTTTTTACCACGTTTTTCTCTATTTGACTGGCTATATCTTTTATTAAGTCCTTTCAGTTTCAGTTTCAAAATCCCACAGGTTATTTCTTACGAAGCATTCAATCTAATCTTTCGCCTGTTGTTTTTGATAAGCGGAATACTGTATTATACTAGTAAAGGAAAGCAATGCTCGTTGGCGCGTTTTTTATTTTCGGTCATCTTGATCGATAGAGCTGTAAGAATATTAAAATTCCTATTGCCGATCATATTTTCTTTCAGTGATTTTATGGCACGTCGCGACTTTTCTGATATCTTACTATCACTTATTGCCAATGTGTTCTGGGCATATTTATCATTTAGGGTATTGAGCTTTTTTAACACACAAAAAAAAATACACTTAATAATAGAAGACTATGGCGGGGATTTGGTAAATTATGTTGTTGAAGCAAAAAACTGGCAAAGGGTATTCCATTTAATAATAGACAGTATTATAATGCTTATTGTTTTTTACCCTCTGCTTGAAACCATAGCCCGAATTAAATTTTTAGTTTTGTTATTGGATAAAATCAGTTTAGTTATTGGTGATAAAGCGTTAGTAATACTAATATTTGCCTCTTTTAAATTGATTTTTTATTCATTCTTCGAAAAAATATTTCAGTCATCGCCGGCAAAATTTATTACTGGAACAAGGGTTGTAAACAAAAGTGCCGAGATGCTTAAGTTTAAAACCATTATGATAAGGACTCTATCTAGGTTTGTACCATTTGATATCTTATCGTTTATATTTGCCAATACTGGATGGCATGATCAATGGTCGGACACTTTGGTTGTTAAAGAAGAAAATATCGCTATACAAGAATAA
- a CDS encoding response regulator transcription factor, with product MRKYILVVEDNSDIREIVYLLLSEDYEVHFCEDATTFRNTIFKKRPDAVILDVMLPDGNGIDLCCEIKSDYRTGHIPVLMMSANSSLEEIKKKCDADDFIPKPFNIDHFINKVAVMVA from the coding sequence ATGAGAAAATATATATTGGTTGTTGAAGACAACAGTGATATAAGAGAAATCGTTTATCTTCTCTTAAGTGAAGACTACGAGGTACATTTTTGTGAAGATGCAACAACATTCCGAAACACGATATTTAAGAAACGTCCCGACGCTGTGATTTTAGATGTTATGCTGCCTGACGGAAACGGGATTGATTTATGCTGTGAAATAAAGTCAGATTACAGAACGGGGCACATCCCGGTATTGATGATGTCTGCAAATTCCTCTCTTGAAGAAATCAAAAAGAAATGTGATGCCGACGATTTTATCCCCAAACCCTTTAATATTGATCATTTCATTAATAAGGTTGCGGTTATGGTAGCTTAA
- a CDS encoding glycoside hydrolase family 43 protein, producing the protein MKQLIQTVIITLAVIYSTQTAGAQSVTSVRVKLNEDKKALLIPIGFTQNLKWDLPLTIKGGNGSTISWKSSNPSYVDNNGKLLKRAPRAGKAVDVILTANLTLGKETLTKSFKIRIAKEDPPFDAYLFTYFEGTGPKELQEQLRYGISADAINWSALNNNQPIISSELISATGGIRDPHLLRGENINDFFLVATDMFTVKNGWEHNPGIVMMRSSDLITWKHNIIDLEKSYPKKFPNVKWVWAPQTIYDPSVNKYMVYFTVRLKNDPALDFYCAYANKDFTAFEEEPKLMFKAKYGAIDGDIIYKDGLYHFFYKGNTKDENGKEFKNGIQQATAKTLQGPWIEDFKYLDAYAEKHISVEGSGIFKLNNSSDYVLMYDMYRDHRYEFQRSSDLFLFAPPQSFIKNFNPRHGTVINITAKEAQRLGQKWPGLPKELATRQK; encoded by the coding sequence ATGAAACAATTGATCCAAACCGTTATTATTACCCTTGCGGTTATATATAGTACACAGACTGCAGGGGCGCAGTCGGTAACATCTGTTCGGGTAAAACTTAATGAGGACAAAAAAGCACTCCTCATCCCAATCGGCTTTACGCAGAACCTAAAATGGGATCTGCCACTAACCATTAAGGGTGGGAACGGCTCTACAATCAGCTGGAAATCGAGCAATCCATCCTATGTTGACAATAACGGGAAACTACTCAAACGTGCACCCAGAGCTGGTAAAGCGGTAGATGTAATCTTAACAGCAAACCTTACCCTTGGAAAGGAAACGTTAACGAAATCTTTTAAAATCAGGATTGCGAAAGAGGATCCACCATTTGACGCCTACCTTTTTACCTATTTTGAAGGAACGGGGCCAAAAGAGTTACAGGAACAATTGCGTTATGGCATCAGTGCCGATGCGATAAACTGGTCAGCTTTGAATAATAACCAGCCAATCATATCATCTGAGCTGATCTCTGCTACCGGCGGTATCCGCGACCCACACTTGCTGCGCGGCGAGAACATCAACGATTTTTTCCTGGTAGCAACAGACATGTTTACCGTGAAGAATGGATGGGAACACAATCCAGGCATTGTTATGATGAGATCAAGCGACTTGATCACCTGGAAACATAACATCATCGACCTGGAAAAAAGTTATCCAAAAAAGTTTCCTAATGTAAAATGGGTATGGGCTCCGCAAACCATCTACGATCCTTCGGTAAATAAGTATATGGTTTATTTTACGGTACGGTTGAAGAATGATCCTGCACTTGATTTTTATTGTGCCTATGCAAACAAAGACTTTACTGCGTTTGAAGAAGAACCAAAACTGATGTTCAAGGCAAAATATGGAGCAATTGATGGCGACATCATATACAAAGATGGCCTTTATCACTTCTTTTACAAGGGTAATACCAAAGACGAAAATGGAAAAGAATTCAAGAACGGTATCCAACAGGCAACGGCAAAGACATTGCAAGGGCCGTGGATAGAGGACTTTAAATACCTCGATGCCTACGCAGAGAAACATATTTCAGTTGAAGGTTCGGGTATATTTAAACTAAATAACTCATCAGATTATGTCCTGATGTACGATATGTACCGCGACCACCGTTATGAGTTTCAGCGTAGTTCAGATCTATTCCTATTTGCCCCACCGCAATCCTTTATTAAAAACTTCAATCCCCGACATGGAACGGTAATCAATATCACCGCAAAAGAAGCACAACGTTTAGGGCAAAAATGGCCAGGATTACCCAAAGAACTGGCAACAAGACAGAAATAA
- the mgtE gene encoding magnesium transporter: MEEMVVEEIQELLEKENDKALKQYLDQLNISDVEELIDELPQYAAKFIETLSLNRAVNVFRILDFPTQERIIKKLSGNKLNQIIKDLPPDDRTALFSELKGDVVKKMITLLPPEERKESLALLGYKEDSIGRLMTPDYIAVKPEWSISRVLAHIRRYGKNSETIDVVYVIDKEGVLLDDIRIREVLLADPEAIIGELTDKRFIALKANDPQEDAINIFRMNNRVALPVVDENNILLGIVTVDDILWIANEEYTEDMHKIGGTEALDEPYLDIPILKLVKKRAGWLIILFLGEMLTATAMQHFEIELEKAVVLSLFIPLIMSSGGNSGSQASTLIIQAMALGEVTIAEWWRVMRRELVSGALLGIILGTIGFVRIVTWQELHLYNYGPHWFLIATTIFFTLVGIVLWGSLIGSMMPIILKKLKLDPATSSAPFVATMVDVTGIVIYFSVAVLILKGVLL, from the coding sequence ATGGAAGAAATGGTTGTGGAAGAAATTCAGGAACTACTTGAAAAAGAAAATGATAAGGCTTTAAAGCAATATCTCGATCAACTGAATATTTCGGATGTTGAAGAACTGATTGATGAACTTCCACAATATGCAGCTAAATTTATCGAAACCTTATCCCTTAATAGGGCAGTAAATGTTTTTCGGATTCTTGATTTTCCTACCCAGGAGCGCATCATTAAAAAACTTTCGGGCAATAAACTCAATCAGATCATCAAAGATCTGCCACCCGATGATCGTACCGCACTTTTTAGCGAGTTAAAAGGTGATGTGGTAAAAAAAATGATCACACTTTTACCACCCGAAGAACGTAAAGAATCGCTCGCACTCCTTGGTTATAAAGAAGATAGTATTGGCCGTTTAATGACGCCCGATTACATCGCCGTAAAACCTGAATGGTCTATCAGTAGGGTTTTAGCGCATATCAGGCGTTACGGAAAAAACTCCGAAACCATCGATGTCGTGTATGTAATTGATAAAGAAGGTGTGTTGCTGGATGATATCAGGATACGTGAGGTTTTATTGGCCGATCCTGAAGCCATTATTGGTGAACTGACCGATAAACGTTTTATTGCCTTAAAAGCAAATGATCCTCAGGAAGATGCAATCAATATCTTCAGGATGAACAACCGAGTAGCTTTACCTGTAGTGGATGAAAATAACATCCTGTTAGGTATTGTTACCGTTGATGATATTTTGTGGATTGCCAATGAAGAATATACCGAAGATATGCACAAAATTGGGGGTACCGAGGCTTTGGATGAGCCTTATCTTGATATCCCAATTTTAAAACTGGTGAAAAAACGGGCTGGTTGGTTAATCATTCTGTTTTTGGGCGAAATGTTAACCGCAACAGCCATGCAGCACTTCGAAATCGAACTCGAAAAGGCGGTAGTACTGTCGCTTTTTATCCCATTAATTATGAGTAGCGGTGGCAATAGCGGTTCTCAGGCGTCAACATTAATTATCCAGGCCATGGCCTTAGGTGAGGTAACCATTGCAGAATGGTGGCGCGTAATGCGCCGAGAGCTTGTTTCAGGAGCCTTACTGGGTATTATTTTAGGCACGATCGGTTTTGTCCGCATTGTAACCTGGCAAGAATTACACCTCTATAATTATGGCCCACATTGGTTTTTAATCGCAACTACCATATTTTTTACCCTCGTTGGGATTGTTTTGTGGGGCAGTTTAATCGGTTCGATGATGCCTATTATTTTGAAAAAGCTGAAACTCGACCCTGCAACCTCATCAGCACCATTTGTAGCTACAATGGTAGATGTAACCGGTATTGTAATCTATTTCAGTGTAGCCGTATTAATTTTAAAAGGCGTTTTACTTTAA
- a CDS encoding glycoside hydrolase family 43 protein produces MNRSIYHFRILLYSIGLQLLLISIANAQDVTDSLFNFRSNGNPIINHKYTADPAAIVVDNTLWLFTGHDFAGGQKGYKMKDWCVFSTTDLQNWTEYPTPLKLEDFSWDKSGSAYAGQVIKRNNKYYWYISTNGSGIGVATADRPQGPYRDALGKPLLTNADCFASKHSWTCIDPTVFIDDDGQGWLFWGNGVCYYAKLKKNMIEIDGKVGRIEFDGMQFEEAPWIHKYKKKYYLSYASGFPEKIAYATAEKIEGPYTYRGILNEVAGNSGTNHQAIIEFKGNWYFIYHNGARQRDGNSFSRSVCIDRLFYNPDGSIKRIVMTSEGTTIRGK; encoded by the coding sequence ATGAATAGATCTATTTACCATTTCCGGATACTTTTGTACTCGATTGGCCTGCAACTACTACTAATCTCTATTGCTAATGCACAGGATGTGACCGATTCCCTGTTTAATTTTCGATCTAATGGTAATCCTATTATTAACCATAAATATACTGCCGATCCGGCCGCAATTGTTGTGGATAATACACTCTGGCTTTTTACAGGGCATGACTTTGCGGGTGGCCAAAAGGGCTATAAAATGAAAGATTGGTGCGTATTTTCTACTACTGATCTTCAAAACTGGACAGAATATCCTACTCCTTTGAAACTGGAGGATTTCAGTTGGGATAAAAGTGGCAGTGCTTACGCTGGCCAGGTGATTAAACGTAACAACAAATATTACTGGTATATTAGTACAAACGGTTCTGGCATCGGTGTTGCAACGGCAGATCGGCCCCAGGGCCCATACCGCGATGCGCTGGGCAAGCCCTTGCTGACAAATGCTGACTGTTTTGCCTCTAAGCATTCCTGGACCTGTATAGATCCAACGGTATTCATAGATGATGATGGCCAAGGCTGGCTTTTTTGGGGAAATGGCGTATGCTATTACGCTAAACTAAAAAAGAATATGATAGAAATTGATGGGAAAGTAGGTAGGATCGAATTTGATGGCATGCAGTTCGAGGAAGCACCTTGGATACATAAGTACAAGAAAAAATATTACCTTTCTTATGCCTCTGGGTTTCCCGAAAAGATTGCCTACGCTACCGCAGAAAAAATAGAGGGGCCATATACTTACAGGGGGATTTTGAACGAGGTTGCCGGCAACAGTGGGACAAATCATCAGGCCATTATTGAGTTCAAGGGTAATTGGTATTTTATCTATCATAATGGAGCAAGACAAAGAGACGGCAACAGCTTTAGCAGATCAGTATGCATAGATCGCCTTTTTTATAACCCAGACGGCTCAATAAAAAGGATAGTTATGACATCTGAAGGAACAACGATACGGGGTAAGTAG
- a CDS encoding family 43 glycosylhydrolase, protein MIIKIYPVRDRMQVSAKNKLDVKFRTQKLAKQYFFLFFGLQALLMNFKCYSSRVGAVLLAIPMLFVQTVVAQIKNNANPVLTGHYADPDIIYSNKTKRYYIYPTTDGFKNWTGNYFKVFSSKDLVSWKDEGTILQLGKDVTWADRNAWAPCIAEKKVNGKYKYFYYFTAALKIGVAVSDSPTGPFIDSGKPLVDQRPAGITKGLTIDPDVFTDPKTGKSYLYWGNGFMAAAELNEDMVSLKSETLTILKPDNTFREGTNVFYRNGIYYFSWSENDTRSPDYRVRYATASAPLGALTIPDNNLILAKDTVQGIYGTGHHSVIQLPKKDEWYIVYHRFEFPNGIKMGRDAGYNREVCIDRMEFESDGRIRKIIPTLKGINPIKK, encoded by the coding sequence ATGATTATCAAAATCTACCCTGTTCGCGACCGAATGCAGGTATCGGCAAAAAATAAATTAGACGTTAAATTCAGGACTCAAAAACTCGCAAAACAGTATTTTTTTCTTTTTTTTGGCCTTCAGGCGCTTTTAATGAATTTTAAATGCTACTCATCACGGGTGGGAGCGGTACTATTGGCTATACCCATGCTATTTGTGCAGACCGTTGTTGCCCAAATTAAAAACAATGCAAACCCTGTGCTCACTGGGCATTATGCAGATCCTGACATCATCTATTCCAACAAAACAAAACGTTATTATATCTATCCTACTACCGATGGTTTCAAGAACTGGACAGGTAACTACTTTAAGGTCTTTTCATCAAAAGACCTCGTTTCATGGAAAGATGAAGGTACTATTTTGCAGTTGGGAAAAGATGTAACCTGGGCAGACCGTAATGCATGGGCTCCTTGTATCGCCGAAAAAAAGGTAAACGGAAAATATAAGTACTTCTATTATTTTACTGCAGCTTTGAAGATCGGAGTCGCAGTATCAGATTCTCCTACAGGGCCTTTTATTGATAGTGGAAAGCCACTTGTGGACCAACGACCTGCGGGAATTACCAAAGGATTGACCATAGACCCCGATGTTTTTACAGACCCGAAAACTGGTAAAAGCTATCTCTATTGGGGAAACGGGTTCATGGCTGCCGCCGAATTGAACGAAGACATGGTTAGCCTCAAATCAGAAACCCTCACTATTCTTAAACCAGATAATACATTTCGCGAAGGAACAAACGTTTTTTACCGAAATGGAATCTATTACTTTTCGTGGTCGGAGAACGATACGCGGAGTCCCGATTACAGAGTGCGTTATGCTACAGCCAGCGCTCCACTTGGTGCACTTACTATTCCTGATAATAACCTCATCTTAGCAAAAGATACCGTTCAAGGGATTTATGGAACCGGACATCATTCTGTAATCCAGTTGCCTAAAAAAGACGAATGGTATATTGTGTACCATCGGTTCGAGTTTCCAAATGGGATAAAAATGGGCAGGGATGCTGGATACAATAGAGAGGTATGTATTGACCGAATGGAATTTGAATCCGATGGAAGAATTAGGAAGATCATTCCAACGCTCAAAGGAATCAATCCAATAAAAAAATAG
- a CDS encoding HAD hydrolase-like protein — protein sequence MLTNGWDRHARGEASVLFNLDSVDLEERHHLTFDTYEVGKLTLDEYLERIVFFEERNFSYDDFKEFMFKKSLPYPEMIQLICDLKKKYNLKVAVISNEGRELNQYRINTFKLNEFVDFFVSSSFVHFRKPDADIFKVAIDISQSDVETSLYIDDRMLFVQVAEGLGLRGIHHTDYEDTKVQLAAYGLEV from the coding sequence TTGTTAACCAATGGCTGGGATAGGCATGCAAGGGGAGAGGCTTCGGTACTTTTTAACCTCGACTCTGTTGATCTCGAAGAGCGCCACCACCTTACCTTCGATACTTATGAAGTGGGTAAACTAACGCTTGATGAATACCTGGAGCGTATCGTTTTCTTCGAAGAGCGGAATTTTAGTTACGATGATTTTAAAGAATTTATGTTTAAAAAATCGCTTCCTTACCCGGAAATGATTCAGTTAATCTGCGATTTAAAAAAGAAATATAACCTAAAGGTAGCCGTAATCAGTAACGAAGGAAGGGAGCTAAACCAATACCGCATCAATACCTTTAAACTGAATGAATTTGTTGATTTCTTCGTATCATCAAGTTTTGTGCATTTTCGTAAACCCGATGCCGATATTTTTAAGGTGGCCATCGATATTTCGCAGAGCGATGTAGAAACAAGTTTATATATAGACGATCGGATGCTTTTTGTACAGGTTGCTGAAGGTTTGGGTTTAAGAGGCATTCATCATACCGATTACGAAGATACCAAAGTACAGTTGGCCGCTTACGGATTAGAGGTTTAA